One part of the Luteitalea sp. genome encodes these proteins:
- the trpC gene encoding indole-3-glycerol phosphate synthase TrpC produces MRQSNASLLSTVVAATKRIVEGRAARRPCAVLDAEAPVRLPRSRSFVEALTKADRVNVIAECKRRSPARGLLRNAYDAAAIADEYEAAGAAAISVLTEPTFFDGHPDHLTAVRETVTVPVLRKDFIVDAYQLHEARAMGADAVLLIVAALDEPALTSLLGEAQTLGLAALVEVHDEVELTTALSAGASIIGVNNRNLQTLEVSLDVAERLIDEIPDDRVAVAESGLRTGTDLGRLRERGYDAFLVGERFMTAPSPGRALAEVIDEATALTGRESR; encoded by the coding sequence ATGCGTCAGAGTAACGCTAGCCTCCTGTCCACGGTCGTTGCCGCGACCAAGCGCATCGTCGAGGGCCGCGCGGCGCGCCGGCCCTGCGCAGTGCTGGACGCGGAGGCGCCGGTGCGTCTGCCGAGGAGCAGGTCGTTCGTCGAAGCGCTGACCAAGGCAGACCGCGTCAATGTCATTGCCGAGTGCAAGCGGCGATCGCCAGCACGTGGCCTTCTCCGCAACGCGTACGACGCCGCGGCCATCGCAGACGAGTACGAGGCCGCGGGCGCGGCAGCCATTTCTGTTCTCACGGAGCCAACGTTCTTCGACGGTCACCCTGACCATCTCACTGCAGTACGTGAGACCGTGACCGTGCCAGTCCTGCGCAAGGACTTCATCGTCGATGCGTATCAACTGCACGAAGCGCGGGCCATGGGCGCCGACGCGGTGTTGCTCATCGTGGCTGCGCTCGACGAGCCCGCGCTCACGAGCCTGCTGGGCGAGGCGCAGACGCTTGGATTGGCGGCGCTGGTCGAGGTGCACGACGAGGTCGAGCTGACTACCGCGTTGTCGGCCGGGGCCTCCATCATCGGCGTGAACAATCGAAATCTCCAGACGCTCGAGGTCTCGCTCGATGTCGCGGAACGTCTGATCGACGAGATCCCGGACGATCGTGTCGCCGTCGCGGAGAGTGGTCTGCGCACCGGCACCGATCTCGGGCGCCTACGGGAGCGAGGCTACGACGCGTTCCTCGTCGGCGAGCGGTTCATGACGGCGCCGAGTCCGGGTCGCGCGCTCGCGGAGGTGATCGACGAGGCGACCGCGCTCACTGGGAGGGAGAGCCGGTGA
- a CDS encoding phosphoribosylanthranilate isomerase — MANEPLFQSASVAVKICGVTRPQDAALAAALGASAIGLVFWPNSPRAVTMPQARSIVDAVPPFTTVVGVFVDQPMEEVIRMAVSLGLGAVQLHGHESVDHLQRIPCRVIKALDVGEYATSEWVSAPRERVTILLDAIDPVRRGGTGQQIDWRAAARIAGQRRVILSGGLRPDNVAEAIGAVRPYAVDVASGVERAPGVKDHDRMRAFMDAVCRP; from the coding sequence GTGGCCAACGAACCGCTCTTCCAGAGCGCGAGCGTTGCCGTCAAGATATGCGGCGTGACACGGCCGCAGGACGCCGCCCTCGCGGCAGCGCTCGGCGCGTCGGCGATTGGACTCGTGTTTTGGCCGAACAGCCCGCGTGCCGTGACGATGCCGCAGGCAAGAAGCATCGTCGACGCGGTGCCCCCGTTCACGACCGTGGTTGGCGTCTTCGTGGACCAACCGATGGAAGAGGTGATTCGGATGGCGGTCAGCTTGGGCTTGGGCGCGGTCCAATTACACGGGCACGAAAGCGTCGATCACCTGCAGCGGATTCCGTGCCGCGTCATCAAGGCGCTCGACGTCGGCGAGTACGCCACGAGCGAGTGGGTGAGTGCTCCAAGAGAGCGCGTGACGATCTTGCTGGATGCCATCGATCCGGTACGGCGCGGCGGCACGGGGCAGCAAATCGATTGGAGGGCTGCCGCGCGCATCGCCGGTCAACGCCGCGTCATCCTCTCCGGCGGTCTTCGACCGGACAACGTCGCGGAGGCGATTGGAGCGGTGCGGCCGTACGCGGTCGATGTGGCGTCTGGCGTCGAGCGCGCGCCAGGCGTCAAGGACCACGATCGCATGCGCGCGTTCATGGATGCCGTGTGTAGGCCCTAA